From the Marinobacter sp. es.048 genome, the window GTGCTGAATATGGATTTTCAGGATGTACTGCATGTATCCGAGACAAACTACGCCCGCTATCACCTCAGCCAGAGTGGCACTTACCGTCTCGACGAGGACCAGGTGGAAAACCTGCTGGGCACAGTGAGCGTTCGGTACTTCCATGGCGGTTCCGAGCGGTGGAACAGCTGGTACACCAATCTGGCGTTCACCGCAGCGCACAATCTGACAGCCGATCAGCAGCTGCTGATTGGCGGGGAGAACGGTCTGCGCGGCTATCCCAGTGAATACCAGCAAGGTAACCGCCGGGTATTATGGACCCTGGAGCGGCGCTACTTCCCGGATTGGCATCCGTTCAAGCTGTTTCGGGTAGGAGGTGTCCTGTTCACCGACGTAGGCCGCACCTGGTTCACCGACGACCGGAATAGTGGGCCGGATGAAGGCGTGCTGAAGGATGTTGGCTTCGGCATGCGGCTGGCGTCCAGTCGGATCGAGGTGCAGCGGATGCTGCACCTCGACTTTGCCTTCCCGCTGGATGGTGATGACAGTATTGATGATTTTCAGATTCTGCTGCGAGGCCGAAGCCAATTCTAGAGCCCGGTTCACCAGGTATCGACAAACTTCCCGCCCTCGTCGGTGCGACCACCAGAAGTGGAATTAAGCCCCCTGACCAGCCACGCCCGAGTTTCCTGCGGGTCGATGACCGCATCAATCTCCAGATAGCTGGCCACGTTCAGCGCTTTGCCCTGCTCGTAGGCTTTGGCCACCAGGACATCGAACATGGTCTTTCGCGATTCCTCGTCGGGCTGGGCGGCCAGCTCCTTGGCAAAGCCCAGACGGACGGCGCCTTCCCAACCCATGGGCCCGAACTCGCCACTGGGCCAGGCGGCCGTGAAGAAAGGCGTGAGCATGCTGCCTGCGGCCATCGCCTGCGCGCCAAGGCCGTACGCCTTGCGCAAAATCACGGTGAAGAAAGGCACGTTGAGCTTGGCTGCTGCCACGAACATGCGGGAAACGTGGCGAATGGTGGCCTGTTTTTCGGCGTCAGGCCCCACCATAAAGCCCGGTGTGTCACACAGTGACAGGATGGGAAGGTTGTGGGCGTTACACAGCTGCATGAAGCGGGCAGCCTTGTCGCCAGAGCTGGCATCGACCGCGCCTCCCAGATGGGCCGGGTTGTTGGCGATCAGGCCCATGGGGCGACCTTCAATGCGGACCAGCGCCGTGATCAGGCCTGGCGCAAACTGGCTTCGGAATTCCAGGACACTGTCCTGATCGGCCAGGGTTTCGATAACCTGGCGGATATCGTAGACCTGCAGTCGGTTTTCCGGAATCAGGTGGCGTAGCCGTCGTTGATCGTCGCACTGCCAGTCTTCCAACGTGCCCTGAAAGTAGGACAGATATTTCTTCGCCACACTAACCGCTTCAGTTTCGTCCTCGACGAGGACATCAATCACACCGTTGGGCCCCATGACGGAAACCGGCCCCACCTGTTCCGGGCTGAACCGCCCAAGGCCGCCGCCTTCTATCATGGCGGGTCCCGCCATCCCCAGATTGGCGTCTCTGGTGGCAATGATGGTGTCGCAGCAGCCAAGCAGCGCCGCGTTGCCCGCATAGCCGCGGCCGGACACAATACCGAGCGTGGGCACGACGCCGGAGAGCCGTGCCATGCTGACAAAGGTATGACAGTCCAGAAATGAAACGCCGTTGGCGTCGGTGTCGGATGGGCGACCCCCGCCGCCTTCCGCGAATAGAACCAGTGGGATTCGCCATTGCTCCGCCAGAGCCAGTATTCGGTCTGCCTTGCGGTGGTTGGCCAGCCCCTGGGTGCCAGCAAACACGGTGTAATCGTAGGCCATGGTGGCGCAACGGCCTGCCTCGGGGCCAAACTCCGGGGCGTTCACGGTGCCGATAGCGGTAATCAGGCCATCCGCCGGGCTCATTTCAATCAGCTTATCCATCGAACGTCGGCGTCGCTGTGCCGCCAGTGCAAGAGCTCCATATTCATTGAAGCTGTCCGGGTCGAGCAGGTCTTCAACGTTTTCACGAGCGGTTCGCTGATCTGTTTTACGGCGTTTTGCGACCGCGTCCGGGCGGCGCTCGTCACTCAGCAAGTCAAGACGCTCCAGAGCTTCGGCGAGATCGGCCCGGATGTGCTGCAGGTCAGCCGTTTGTTCGCTTTGAATGCCGCTGGCGTCCACTTCCGCCGGCTCGAGATAGGCCAGTGCCTGGCCCTCGTTTACCGTTTCTCCGGCTCCTGTGGTAAGTGCGTGGACGATGCCGGACTTGGTTGCCTTGACCACGAGCTCCATTTTCATGGCCTCAAGCACCGCTATGGGATGGCCGACGGCCACAGCATCCCCCGGATTAACATCGATGCTGACAACCGTGCCGGAGCTGGGCGCTGCGATGCTGATCGTGCCTGCGGGCGTGGGCGTGGCGCCGGGCCTCTCTGGGTGCTCGGTGGCAACCGTATCTGCAAAGTGCAGGTTCGGATGGGTTGTATCGATCTCTTGGGGGATCAGGGCTTCCAGGTTGTCTTCGACAAAACGGGTGGTAACAGCCCAGGATTCAACGCCTGGGTGGCGGATCAGGTTCTGGAGCAGGCCAATATTGCTGCTTACACCACTGATGCGGAACTCGCAAAGGGCCCGATACAGCCGTCGGAGTGTTGATGGATAATCGCTACCGTGGGCAACCAGCTTGGCAAGCAGGGAGTCAAACGAAGAGCTGATGCTGTAGCCGGCGTAACCATAGCCATCGACTCGTAAACCGGGGCCCGATGGTGGCTCGTAGGTGTTGAGTGTGCCGGTAGCCGCGGTAGCATGACCATCAGCGTGCAGAGTCTCGCTGTTGATCCTTGCCTGAATCGCGAATCCTTGTACTGGTGGTGCAGATTCCAGGGCCAGATCAGCGAGGCTCTGGCCCGCGAGGAGCTTCAGCTGGGTTTGCACCAGATCAACCCCGGTGATCTCTTCGGAGATGGTGTGCTCCACCTGAATGCGGGGATTGGCCTCCATAAAATAGAAACGGCCCGGCTGGTCCTGGTCCACCAGAAACTCAAAAGTTCCAAGGCCACGGTAGTTAATTGAACTGGCGAGCCTGAGGGCGCAGTCGATCATGGCATCCCGGATCGAGGCCTCCAGTGAAGGGCTCGGCGCAATCTCGATCAGCTTCTGATTACGCCGCTGGAGGCTGCAGTCGCGCTCCCAGAGGTGGCTGACGGCTCCGGTACCATCGCCTACTATCTGGATTTCAATGTGTCTCGCCTGACCAATCAGTTGCTCAATGTAGAGCGATCCATTGCCGAATGCCGCCTGAGCCTCGGACTGGCAGCGCTGGAAAGCCTGCTCAAGCTCCGCTTCGGTGTGAACCGCCCGCATGCCCCGGCCGCCGCCCCCGGCAATCGCCTTGAGCATAAGAGGTCCATGCTCGTTCAGGAAAGCTCGGGCTTCACTCCGGCTCACCGGCTTGTTGATTCCTTTGATCAGAGGAACGTCGCAGCGCTCGGCCAGAGTTCGGGCAGCAGACTTGTCGCCAAACCCCTCCAACACGTCCGGTGACGGGCCAATAAAAACCAGCCCGGCCTGTTCACATTGGCGGGCAAAATCTGCGTTTTCCGCCAGAAATCCGTAGCCTGGATGGACCGCATCGCAGCCATGGGCCTTTGCCAAATCTACCAGTTGCGGCCCATCAAGGTATGCCGTCACGCCCCGGCCCGATAAAGCTACTGCCTCATCGGCCATACGGGTATGCAGACTGGTGGAATCGTCTTCAGGGAATACGGTGACTGCCCGCATGCCGAGCTCACTGCAGGCTCTGGCAATACGGATCGCGATTTCACCGCGATTCGCTATCAATACGGAGCGGAAAGTCATGGTGCCTGGTTCCCCGGAGTGTGATTCTTGTTTTGGGCGACAGAAGTCACCATCCTAGAAACGGCATCCGGATGAGGCAAATGAATTTGTTTGAGGGTTGGTTATAGATTTCGATCATGTTTGATCCCTGGTCGCTTAACGAGATGGCTGGTTTTCCTTTGCCATAGGGTATAGGTTCGGGGGAGCGGCAATTCATTCTCAGGCACGCTGCCGTTCAAAAGGAGCACCAGCTCTATGAAGGTTTTTTCCAACCCGGTTGGTTCCGGAAATCTGTGGTTCGACAATCTGACCACTGCCCAGGGTACACCAGTCGCGTACGACCCCCAGGCAAGAGCGTTCGTCCCGATGCCACCGTTTTGTGTGAACCGGGACATTATCGGCTGCAACTGGATTGCGCCCGAAAAGGGGGCCTTCTGTCGCTCCTGCGCGATGACCGCGCTGGCGCCAGACCCTAATATTTTCAATGCCATGCCGAACTGGGCTGAGACCGAGGCCGCGAAACGCTGGGTGCTGGACAATCTCGGCCGTTGGCACTGGTTTCGGCCCGAAGATCCCGGCACGCGCCCGGTGTTCCACATGTTGGCAGAGGGGTTGACCCCAGTTGCCATGGGGCACGCAAACGGTGTGGTAACGATCAGTGTAGCCGAAGCTGACCCCGTGGTTCGTGCTACCCGAAGACAGGCCCTGGACGAACCCTATCGAACCATGGTCGGCCATATGCGCCATGAGATTTCCCATATGCTCTGGTGGCGCCTGAGTTTGCGGGAGGATTTTCTGGATGCGTTCCGGGAGATGTTCGGTGATGAACGCGCTGATTATCCTGCGGCGCTTGAGCATCACTACCATAACGGTCCGCCGCAAGACTGGCGACTGTTTTACCTGACCAGCTATGCCTCGGCACACCCTCACGAGGACTGGGCCGAGACCGCTGCGCATCTGCTGCACCTGACAGACATCACAGACAGTCTTGTGGCATCCGGTCTGACATCGCCCGAGGTGCCACGACATGGCTGGGATCCTTACTCGGAACCCGATACGGCAATGCTGATAAACGTTGCTGCATCACTGGCTATTCGGGTTAACCATGTGAACCGCTCCATGGGCCTTTCCGACCTGTATCCTTTTGTCCTCTCGGAAACGGCGCAACGCAAGCTTGCGTTCGTGCATGACTGGTTGCGCCGTGGGGCCCAGGGGCTTTAATCCGTTTGAGCGCCGGTCGTTCAGGCCGGCGCTACGCCAAATAGCCACTGGTGGGCCCAGACCACCATGATCACATACACCGCAAGGCCACCGATGACGGCAATCACGTCATTGGCTTTGGTGGCTGGCAGCGTTGGAATGGCCCGCTGGGTTCTGCGCTTCATGGAAATACGGTCGGCCACGGCCCAGGCCAGGAAGGAACCGAACAGCAGAAGATCGTGGAGCATCCCGTTGGCCAGTAAGTGAGCCAGGGCCCAGAGTTTGACGGCAACCAGCATGGGATGCCCCACTTTGGCCTTGATTTTCCCCGGTAAGTAGGTGGCGAACAGCAACGGGAATACGGGGACCAGAAGCAGGAAGGACACATGCTTGAGCCAGCCGGGAGGCACGTAGATCACGGTAGGATCCATCCGCGCGGCGCCATAACCCCAGACGATCAGAACCAGACCTACAAGGGACACTACGGAGTAGAGTCCTTTGAAGGCTGCCTCGCCCATGGACGCGTTCAGTCGGTTACGTAGCGGCTCGTTAATAATAGAAAGCGAGTGCACGCCGAGAAACAGAATGAGACCAACAATCAGTGTGGTCATTTGCAAAACTCCTTTTGGCTTAAGTGACAGGGTTGCTTGATTGGCAGGGCGCTTTCCATCGAAAGCCCTTTTGTGTGAAATCCTGATTAGTATAGGAAACCGGGACAGCAGATGCCTGAGCGTTTATGATCGGCGATCTGACTCACCGGATTGAAAAGGCGCCCATGAAGTTTCCCAAGGTCACTGTTGTATTGGTATCTGCTGCCCTGCTGTTTGTTCTCTGGGACCAGACCCGCGAACAAGCCGATCCCATCGATGCAAACCGTCTGACCAATTTGCGGGCCAATCCGGTTGAATTGAGTGCTGCAGTCGATTGGATTTTCGAGCAGATTCCGGAATTCTGTTCGGATGCTACTGGCGAGGGCAGTGGCGCGAAGGCCTATGAGGATTGCGTCGAAAAAGCCGAGGCACGAACATCCACGTGTCGCCGGACGCTTTACGATCGATTCCCGAGTGTTGTTGCCTCGGAGGCCGTATTCCGGGACGTTTCGCTTACAGCGATGGCGTGTCTGGTGCCCCGGTCAGGCCTTGTCGAATGACTGGATGGCCGATTTTCATTTTTTGAAAAATCGTGGGTTGCGGGCAATAAAAGAGTCAATCCAGCGCTCTAAAAAGGAGCGTTTGTCAGGGTTCTTCAGATAGCGCCAGCCTAATACGGAAATGACCAGTGCCCCGGTCGCATCGACGATCAGGTCCCACATGGTATCCGTCAGCCCGGAAGGATCACCAAGCATGGGCTTTTGCATATTCATGCCGAAAACCGAATCCATGGTGAACTCGAAAATCTCCCATAGTGCGCCCACGCCCAGAGCAAACATGAATGCGAAAAATGCGACGAAGCCGGGTTTCATGTGCACGTGAATCTTTTCGGTTTCGTTCATTATGTGCACCAGAAGAAAGCCGAGAATGCCCAGCAGGAACCCCGAGGTGGTGTGGAGGGCCATGTCCCACCACCAGAACCGGGTGTAGTAATCACGGATCTCTCCGAGAAACAGGGACGCAAAGACAAACCCGATGGCGGCCAGTTGCAACTCCGGTGGAATGTGGATGCGGAATCGGCGCTCAAACAGCAACGGGAAGAAGGTGATGGCGATTATCATTGCCGTCAGAAATGCCGTGAACCATCGTTGGCCCCAGACTGCGAATAGTGCTTCACCGAGCAGTATCAATTGCAGAGCAATGGTGATTCTTTGGTGCGTCACGCGAATGCGCATAGGGCTCCGGGGTCAGTGATTAAAGTGCACTCCGTCCGGGGCTATTATACGGGCACAGGGTCGCTCCGGACGAGAAACCTTCGCTGGAATCAACGCCATGCTCATCCCCGGCCTATTCTGGAGAATTACGTCTTGTTCTGATTGGCCAAAGCATAACGCCGGTGTAGCTCACGCAGTGCCTCTGCGAGCGCTGGGAACGGGCCTTCTGTGGGAATACCCGGAACCACCTGGTTGATTGGCAGGGTTGCCACAGGCGGTGGTGCCACGTGCAGTTCGTTCAGCCAGGCTGAAAGCTGCGCTGACGAGCTTGCGTAGACGATGCGGCCGAGGCCTACCCAACCATGGGCGGCCGCACACATCGGGCAGTGTTCGCCAGAGGTATAGACCGTTGAAGCCGCTCGCTCATCCGGAGTCATGTTGGCGGCGGCCCAGCGAGCTATCTCGAACTCGGGGTGGCGGGTTTCATCACCGCCAGCGGTTTCGTTGTGTCCCTCGTACCTGACTGCGCCGGCCTCGTCTACCAGCACAGAGCCAAACGGGGGGTTCCCGCGATCAACCGCCATCGAAGCCAACTCAACGCAGCGGGCCAGGTGTTTCATTTCTGTTTCGTAGATCACACCGCCTCCTTTACTGGCCTCGGGCGTCCAGGTAATGCATCCAAAGCATGCGAGCGGCTACGGCTCGCCACGGCGCCCATTGTTCGGCAAAGTCCAGTTGCTCATCCTTTGTCGGTCGTTTATCCAGACTCTTGATGTCCTGTATCGCAGATGCCAGGGCCAGATCGCCCTGGGGCCATACGTCCGGCCTGCGCAGGGCCATCATGTAATAGATGTCGACGGTCCAGGGGCCCAAACCGGGTATATCCAAAAGGTGGCTCCGGCCCTCGGCATCGTCAAGTGTTGCCAGTCGGGAGAGGTCCAACTCGCCGTTGGCTATCCTGGTCGCCAGCCCAACACAGTACCGGGATTTCTGCCGTGTGAGCCCGACTCGCCTCAGCTCAGACTCACCAGCCTTCCGGACTGATTTCGGGGTTACCGATCCAAGATGTGACGCGAGCCGCTGGAACATAGTAGCTGCGGCTTTGATCGAGACCTGTTGTTCAAGAATGATGTGGATCAACGATGCAAACCCGGGGTCGCGAGTCCAGGTTGGCGGATATCCAAGCCGGGCTCGCACCTCGTAAAGATCGGGATCTTTCTCAGCAAGGACGTCCACGCCCATCCTCAAGGTTGCGTCAGTGATCGTCTTTTGTTGCATAGACTCCTTTTCGCCTAATGACGAGCCGATTTCCGGTCTCCGTCCAGGATCTTCTGTTGCACATAGAAGCGAGCTTGCCCTGGCGGTAGAGACTCCATTGCGAAGGTCAGTGCCGACCAGACCAGAGCCATCATGACGGTCTGGAGTGAAACGCTGCCGTCCGCGGGCAGTATCTGCTCGTCTGCCAATAAGGTGTTGATGACCTGCAGGAGCTCGGGCGAAGAGCGGCAATCCTCAAGGGTTACTGGACTTGATGATGCATCCGGGGAGACGTCTTCAAAGCAAAACGTTTGGGCCGCTCGGGCGTACCCTGCACGAAAAGGCTCCTGGTTCGAGCGTTCGATGATGTTTTCCATCGCACTGCAGATGGATGCCGCGATCACGATGCCCGAGTAGCCGCCGGGTGTGTCGTGACGAAGCTGGCTTTTCGAGCGGAATTGTTCGAGCCGTTTCGAGATGGCGGTACCGTACTGGGCGATCTCGTCCACCATTTCAACGCCGCTGTCATCAAAGGGTTTGGATATCAGGCTCATGGAATGACTCTCAAATCAGTCGTGCAAACTGGACAGCCGCTTTGGAGCCGGCCCCCACGAGCACTGTCCATAGCTTCAAAGGACGATTCGCTTCAACGGATCGATTTTTCCCGGCTTCATC encodes:
- a CDS encoding carboxyl transferase domain-containing protein, which encodes MTFRSVLIANRGEIAIRIARACSELGMRAVTVFPEDDSTSLHTRMADEAVALSGRGVTAYLDGPQLVDLAKAHGCDAVHPGYGFLAENADFARQCEQAGLVFIGPSPDVLEGFGDKSAARTLAERCDVPLIKGINKPVSRSEARAFLNEHGPLMLKAIAGGGGRGMRAVHTEAELEQAFQRCQSEAQAAFGNGSLYIEQLIGQARHIEIQIVGDGTGAVSHLWERDCSLQRRNQKLIEIAPSPSLEASIRDAMIDCALRLASSINYRGLGTFEFLVDQDQPGRFYFMEANPRIQVEHTISEEITGVDLVQTQLKLLAGQSLADLALESAPPVQGFAIQARINSETLHADGHATAATGTLNTYEPPSGPGLRVDGYGYAGYSISSSFDSLLAKLVAHGSDYPSTLRRLYRALCEFRISGVSSNIGLLQNLIRHPGVESWAVTTRFVEDNLEALIPQEIDTTHPNLHFADTVATEHPERPGATPTPAGTISIAAPSSGTVVSIDVNPGDAVAVGHPIAVLEAMKMELVVKATKSGIVHALTTGAGETVNEGQALAYLEPAEVDASGIQSEQTADLQHIRADLAEALERLDLLSDERRPDAVAKRRKTDQRTARENVEDLLDPDSFNEYGALALAAQRRRRSMDKLIEMSPADGLITAIGTVNAPEFGPEAGRCATMAYDYTVFAGTQGLANHRKADRILALAEQWRIPLVLFAEGGGGRPSDTDANGVSFLDCHTFVSMARLSGVVPTLGIVSGRGYAGNAALLGCCDTIIATRDANLGMAGPAMIEGGGLGRFSPEQVGPVSVMGPNGVIDVLVEDETEAVSVAKKYLSYFQGTLEDWQCDDQRRLRHLIPENRLQVYDIRQVIETLADQDSVLEFRSQFAPGLITALVRIEGRPMGLIANNPAHLGGAVDASSGDKAARFMQLCNAHNLPILSLCDTPGFMVGPDAEKQATIRHVSRMFVAAAKLNVPFFTVILRKAYGLGAQAMAAGSMLTPFFTAAWPSGEFGPMGWEGAVRLGFAKELAAQPDEESRKTMFDVLVAKAYEQGKALNVASYLEIDAVIDPQETRAWLVRGLNSTSGGRTDEGGKFVDTW
- a CDS encoding zinc-binding metallopeptidase family protein; the protein is MKVFSNPVGSGNLWFDNLTTAQGTPVAYDPQARAFVPMPPFCVNRDIIGCNWIAPEKGAFCRSCAMTALAPDPNIFNAMPNWAETEAAKRWVLDNLGRWHWFRPEDPGTRPVFHMLAEGLTPVAMGHANGVVTISVAEADPVVRATRRQALDEPYRTMVGHMRHEISHMLWWRLSLREDFLDAFREMFGDERADYPAALEHHYHNGPPQDWRLFYLTSYASAHPHEDWAETAAHLLHLTDITDSLVASGLTSPEVPRHGWDPYSEPDTAMLINVAASLAIRVNHVNRSMGLSDLYPFVLSETAQRKLAFVHDWLRRGAQGL
- a CDS encoding NnrU family protein → MTTLIVGLILFLGVHSLSIINEPLRNRLNASMGEAAFKGLYSVVSLVGLVLIVWGYGAARMDPTVIYVPPGWLKHVSFLLLVPVFPLLFATYLPGKIKAKVGHPMLVAVKLWALAHLLANGMLHDLLLFGSFLAWAVADRISMKRRTQRAIPTLPATKANDVIAVIGGLAVYVIMVVWAHQWLFGVAPA
- a CDS encoding nucleoside deaminase yields the protein MIYETEMKHLARCVELASMAVDRGNPPFGSVLVDEAGAVRYEGHNETAGGDETRHPEFEIARWAAANMTPDERAASTVYTSGEHCPMCAAAHGWVGLGRIVYASSSAQLSAWLNELHVAPPPVATLPINQVVPGIPTEGPFPALAEALRELHRRYALANQNKT
- a CDS encoding DNA-3-methyladenine glycosylase family protein — protein: MQQKTITDATLRMGVDVLAEKDPDLYEVRARLGYPPTWTRDPGFASLIHIILEQQVSIKAAATMFQRLASHLGSVTPKSVRKAGESELRRVGLTRQKSRYCVGLATRIANGELDLSRLATLDDAEGRSHLLDIPGLGPWTVDIYYMMALRRPDVWPQGDLALASAIQDIKSLDKRPTKDEQLDFAEQWAPWRAVAARMLWMHYLDARGQ